Proteins co-encoded in one uncultured Draconibacterium sp. genomic window:
- the ispG gene encoding (E)-4-hydroxy-3-methylbut-2-enyl-diphosphate synthase: protein MKDRNFNYIKDLTRYQRQETEEVNIGGVPVGSSQPIRIQTMTDTNTTDTDATIEQIIRVVKAGADYVRVTVKGMSDAESLKVIKKELVDRGYNTPLIADIHFNPKLAEVAAKYVSKVRINPGNFYDKRAQFKNKIYTDVEYNQELAIIEKQFVPFIKMLKETKTAMRIGANHGSLSDRVMSRYGDTPAGIAESVMEFLRICKKEDFNNVVVSIKSSNTRVMVYTVRLLNFKMRLEDMKFPIHLGVTEAGEGEDGRIKSAVGVGALLSDGIGDTVRISLTEAPINEIPVALKLVNHFKRYQNHEPIEAPMIAQTNPFEYERRDTRPVLDMGGKELPVVIADLGDRSLREMIPIRGKLVPDYFISGNKILDIKGEEYPVITLEEYLFESTRWGRMKFIRTNKAEFDRFMDMHPEIIMKLKQTRKTVLILESYNANPMAELRAFFMSLETHIWKVPVILFRQYNESRLDDLQITAAADLGGLLIDGYGDGICISNDNENITFTELKDLSFGILQASRMRVTKTEFVSCPGCGRTLFNLQETTRAVKAHFKHLDHLKIGIMGCVVNGPGEMGDVDYGFVGAGNNKVNLYKGLKPIKRHIPYENAVEELEQLIRENGDWKDPED from the coding sequence AACAGAAGAAGTGAACATTGGAGGAGTTCCTGTTGGTAGCAGTCAGCCTATCCGGATTCAAACAATGACCGATACTAACACTACGGATACCGATGCTACAATTGAGCAAATTATCCGAGTGGTAAAAGCCGGTGCCGACTATGTTCGGGTAACGGTAAAAGGGATGTCGGATGCGGAAAGTCTTAAGGTTATTAAGAAGGAATTGGTTGACAGAGGATACAATACTCCTTTGATTGCTGATATACACTTTAACCCAAAACTGGCCGAAGTTGCGGCAAAATATGTATCGAAAGTACGTATTAACCCCGGGAACTTTTACGACAAACGGGCACAATTCAAAAATAAAATCTACACCGACGTAGAATATAATCAGGAGCTTGCTATTATTGAAAAGCAGTTTGTTCCGTTTATTAAAATGCTGAAAGAAACCAAAACCGCTATGCGAATTGGTGCTAATCACGGATCGCTTTCCGACAGGGTAATGAGCCGCTATGGCGATACTCCCGCCGGAATTGCCGAATCGGTGATGGAATTTCTGCGCATTTGTAAAAAGGAAGATTTTAACAACGTTGTGGTGTCGATTAAGTCGAGCAATACACGCGTAATGGTGTACACTGTTCGTTTGCTCAACTTTAAAATGCGCCTTGAGGATATGAAATTCCCAATTCATTTGGGAGTAACCGAGGCCGGCGAAGGCGAAGACGGACGCATAAAATCGGCCGTTGGAGTAGGAGCCCTGTTGAGCGATGGAATTGGCGACACCGTGCGCATTTCGTTAACCGAAGCACCGATAAACGAAATTCCGGTGGCATTAAAACTGGTAAATCATTTTAAACGCTACCAGAATCACGAGCCGATTGAGGCACCAATGATTGCACAAACCAATCCGTTTGAATACGAGCGTCGCGATACCCGCCCGGTACTAGATATGGGAGGAAAAGAACTTCCGGTGGTAATTGCCGATTTGGGCGACAGAAGTTTGCGAGAAATGATCCCGATCAGGGGAAAACTGGTTCCTGATTATTTTATCTCAGGAAATAAAATACTTGATATAAAAGGCGAAGAATATCCCGTAATTACGCTCGAAGAGTACTTGTTTGAAAGTACACGCTGGGGACGAATGAAATTTATTCGTACCAACAAAGCGGAATTCGATCGTTTTATGGATATGCATCCGGAGATCATCATGAAATTGAAGCAAACCCGGAAAACGGTATTGATTCTGGAAAGTTACAACGCTAACCCAATGGCCGAGTTGAGAGCATTCTTTATGTCGCTTGAAACCCACATTTGGAAAGTGCCTGTTATACTCTTCCGTCAATATAATGAGAGTCGTTTAGATGATCTTCAGATTACTGCCGCAGCCGACCTTGGAGGTTTGCTGATTGACGGATACGGAGATGGTATTTGTATATCGAACGATAACGAAAATATTACTTTCACCGAATTGAAAGACTTGAGTTTTGGCATACTGCAGGCCAGCCGCATGCGTGTTACTAAAACCGAGTTTGTATCGTGCCCCGGTTGTGGCCGAACCCTGTTTAACCTGCAGGAAACTACACGCGCCGTAAAAGCACATTTTAAACATCTCGACCACTTGAAAATTGGTATTATGGGCTGCGTGGTAAACGGACCCGGCGAGATGGGTGATGTGGATTATGGTTTCGTTGGAGCCGGCAATAACAAAGTAAACCTGTATAAAGGGTTGAAGCCTATAAAACGCCACATTCCGTACGAAAATGCGGTGGAAGAGTTGGAGCAACTGATTCGCGAGAATGGCGACTGGAAAGATCCGGAAGATTAA
- a CDS encoding flavin reductase family protein, whose amino-acid sequence MARTYWKPGTIVYPLPAVMVSCGENPEEYNIITIAWTGTINSDPPMCYISVRPGRHSYDIIKRTGEFVINLTTEKLAKATDWCGCRSGRKYNKWEEMNLTPAPAKMVKAPIIEESPVNIECRVKDIEELGSHHMFISEVVSVSVDDTYMNEEQAFSFSKANPLVYSHGHYFGMGKRIGKFGWSVEKKKKKRRKS is encoded by the coding sequence ATGGCACGAACCTACTGGAAGCCCGGAACAATTGTTTATCCCCTGCCTGCCGTAATGGTAAGTTGTGGCGAAAATCCTGAAGAATACAATATTATAACCATCGCCTGGACCGGTACTATAAACAGCGATCCGCCCATGTGCTATATTTCGGTTCGTCCGGGGCGTCATTCGTACGATATAATAAAACGCACCGGCGAATTTGTTATCAATCTAACCACCGAGAAGTTGGCAAAAGCAACCGACTGGTGTGGTTGTCGCTCTGGTCGTAAGTACAACAAATGGGAAGAAATGAACCTGACACCGGCACCCGCGAAAATGGTAAAAGCACCAATTATCGAGGAATCGCCGGTAAATATCGAGTGCCGCGTAAAAGATATCGAGGAGCTGGGCTCTCACCACATGTTTATTTCGGAAGTGGTGAGCGTTTCTGTCGACGATACTTATATGAATGAAGAACAGGCTTTCAGTTTCTCTAAAGCCAATCCTTTGGTTTACAGTCATGGCCATTATTTCGGCATGGGAAAACGCATTGGTAAGTTTGGCTGGTCGGTCGAGAAAAAGAAAAAGAAGCGTAGGAAATCATAA
- a CDS encoding M3 family metallopeptidase — MKSIYLLASIFLMNLGMVTAQKNPLLGDFNTPHNAAPFDKIKNEHFMPAFEEGIKQGKADVERIKKNPEAPTFENTIVALDEVGRLLTRTSGIFFNLLSSETNDELQGIAQEVSPMLTAFQNDISLDPVLFERVKAVYNKKDELDLTIEQQTLLENNYIGFVRSGANLSDADKEKFREYSTELSKLSLDFGENVLKETNKYELNITDKSKLAGLPEGALEAAAGRAKAKDQEGWTFDISMPSYLPVMQYADNRDLRKELYMAYGSKSFKGDELDNQENVKRIVELRLEMAKLLGYKNYADYVLERRMAMNADGVYDLLNDLYEASYKVAKEEKAEIEEYAHKNGLEGDLMPWDWSYYSEKLKVEKFDLNDEMLKPYFELSSVVDGVFGLATELYGITFKENKEIPVYNDEVTAYEVFDADGTFLSVFYTDFHPRPGKRGGAWMNDFKGQWMENGVDSRPHVTIVMNFTRPTSSKPALLTFSEVETFMHEFGHALHGMLAKSTYSSLSGTNVYRDFVELPSQIMENWAVEKDFLDRFAKHYETGEPIPAELVQKIVDSQNYLAGYLSVRQLSFGYLDMAWHTLEKPFEGDVKDFEESAWKKTQIFPAIDGVCMSTQFGHLFAGGYAAGYYGYKWAEVLDADAFSVFKEKGLFNKDVAASFRENILEKGGTEHPMILYKRFRGQEPTVDALLKRSGLL, encoded by the coding sequence ATGAAGAGTATCTATTTATTAGCATCAATCTTTTTAATGAATTTAGGAATGGTAACAGCACAAAAAAATCCGCTACTCGGAGACTTTAATACACCGCACAATGCGGCGCCTTTCGATAAGATTAAAAACGAGCATTTTATGCCGGCTTTCGAGGAAGGAATAAAACAAGGCAAGGCCGATGTAGAGAGAATTAAGAAAAACCCAGAGGCGCCAACATTTGAAAACACCATTGTTGCATTAGACGAGGTAGGCCGTTTGTTAACGCGTACATCGGGTATATTTTTTAACCTGCTGAGTTCGGAAACCAACGACGAATTGCAAGGCATTGCGCAAGAGGTTTCGCCAATGCTTACTGCCTTTCAGAACGATATTTCGTTAGATCCTGTGCTTTTCGAGCGTGTTAAGGCAGTTTATAACAAAAAAGACGAGCTGGATTTGACCATTGAGCAACAAACGCTTCTGGAGAACAACTACATTGGTTTTGTTCGCAGCGGAGCAAATTTGTCGGATGCCGATAAAGAGAAGTTTCGCGAGTACAGCACCGAGTTGTCGAAGTTAAGCCTCGATTTTGGTGAGAACGTACTAAAAGAAACCAATAAGTACGAGTTAAATATTACCGACAAAAGTAAATTGGCAGGATTGCCGGAGGGTGCGTTAGAAGCAGCTGCCGGAAGGGCAAAAGCAAAAGATCAGGAAGGTTGGACTTTTGATATTTCGATGCCAAGCTACCTGCCCGTTATGCAATATGCCGATAACCGCGATTTACGTAAAGAATTGTACATGGCGTATGGCTCGAAATCGTTTAAAGGTGATGAGCTGGATAATCAGGAGAATGTAAAACGTATTGTTGAATTGCGGCTGGAAATGGCCAAATTGTTAGGCTATAAAAACTATGCCGATTACGTTTTAGAGCGCCGAATGGCAATGAATGCCGATGGAGTTTACGATTTGCTTAACGATTTGTATGAGGCATCGTACAAAGTGGCAAAAGAGGAAAAAGCAGAGATTGAAGAATATGCCCATAAGAATGGATTAGAAGGCGATTTAATGCCCTGGGACTGGAGCTACTACAGCGAAAAGCTTAAGGTGGAAAAATTCGACCTGAACGATGAAATGCTGAAGCCATATTTTGAATTAAGCAGCGTTGTTGATGGTGTTTTTGGTTTGGCAACCGAACTGTATGGCATAACCTTTAAAGAGAATAAAGAGATTCCGGTATACAACGATGAGGTTACAGCATACGAGGTTTTTGATGCCGACGGTACTTTCCTTTCTGTGTTTTATACCGATTTTCACCCACGCCCCGGAAAACGTGGTGGTGCCTGGATGAACGATTTTAAAGGGCAGTGGATGGAAAATGGTGTTGATTCGCGTCCGCATGTAACCATTGTAATGAACTTTACCCGTCCAACGTCAAGCAAGCCAGCCTTGTTAACGTTTAGCGAAGTGGAAACATTTATGCACGAATTTGGCCACGCACTGCACGGAATGTTGGCAAAATCAACGTATTCAAGCCTGTCGGGAACCAATGTATACCGCGATTTTGTTGAATTACCATCGCAAATAATGGAAAACTGGGCGGTTGAAAAAGACTTCCTCGATCGTTTTGCCAAACATTACGAAACAGGCGAGCCAATTCCTGCCGAACTGGTACAGAAAATTGTTGATTCGCAAAATTACCTGGCCGGTTACCTTTCGGTTCGCCAGTTGAGCTTTGGTTATTTGGATATGGCTTGGCACACGCTTGAAAAACCTTTTGAAGGTGATGTGAAGGATTTTGAAGAAAGTGCGTGGAAGAAAACGCAGATCTTCCCGGCAATCGACGGCGTTTGTATGAGTACACAATTCGGGCACTTGTTTGCCGGTGGTTATGCTGCCGGATATTATGGTTACAAATGGGCCGAGGTACTGGATGCCGATGCATTTAGCGTATTCAAAGAGAAAGGCCTGTTTAATAAAGATGTTGCTGCTTCGTTCCGCGAAAATATTTTGGAAAAAGGTGGTACTGAGCACCCAATGATTCTTTACAAACGTTTCCGTGGACAGGAGCCAACGGTTGATGCACTGCTAAAACGCAGCGGATTATTGTAA
- a CDS encoding transglycosylase domain-containing protein, whose translation MSETKKSFKKYIIIFWSIVALGIVSVFLLFFLIANGKLGFMPSFEDLENPQNILASEIFFEDGPTIDKYFNQENRTYVNFENLPPDLINALVATEDVRFYDHSGIDFRGLIRVFKGIVTGDTSSGGGSTLSQQLAKMLFPRDGFSSSMELVMRKFKEWVIAVKLERSYTKEEIILMYLNKYDYLNNAVGIRSAADVYFNTQPDSLKLHQAAMLVGMAKNSSLFNPVRRPEMVLQRRNVVLSQMEKYGYITPEVADSAKKLPLDLEYKKVDYKLGPAPYFREYLRLTLTAKKPERENYASWQDQKYIEDLDEWENNPLFGWCNKNKKPNGEPYDIYADGLKIYTTLDSRMQKYAVEAVKQHLRYDLQPLFDGSLSDLRNPPFANNMSATEVEQLLNSEIKKSERYRLMHRAGKSFKEIKKEFNKPVDMSVFKWSGEVDTLMTPMDSIKYYLKFFRSSFMAMDTESGQVKAYVGGPNYKHFMYDMVKRGKRQVGSTVKPFLYTLAMQNGLTPCTKVPNVPQQFILWDGSIYEPKDSDIDPETDGKMVTLKWGLANSKNRISAWVLKQFTPESVVEVMKRLGIYSPIDPQPSMIYGTSDITLYEMVAAFNAYANLGVYIKPYFVTRIEDRHGNVIARFTPERHEAIDEQTAYLMLNLLQGVIDQGTGIRLRFSNLFRKRVTTDYGSFTMPIAGKTGTTQNHSDGWFIGTTPKLTAGVWTGADLRSIHFKNIASGQGANMALPIWGYFYKKVLADETIGYKEDEMQFKKPANFNINLDCDDLEQKNSNPEEFDDFF comes from the coding sequence ATGAGCGAAACAAAAAAAAGCTTTAAAAAATACATCATTATTTTCTGGTCGATAGTTGCCCTGGGCATCGTTTCCGTTTTTCTTCTTTTCTTTCTGATAGCCAATGGGAAGCTGGGTTTTATGCCAAGCTTTGAGGACCTGGAAAATCCTCAAAATATTCTGGCATCGGAAATCTTTTTTGAAGATGGCCCGACCATTGATAAATATTTCAACCAGGAGAACCGCACTTACGTAAATTTCGAGAATTTACCACCAGACCTAATAAACGCGTTGGTAGCCACTGAAGATGTTCGTTTTTACGATCATTCGGGAATTGATTTTCGCGGTCTGATTCGCGTTTTTAAAGGAATTGTTACCGGCGACACCAGTTCTGGGGGTGGAAGTACTTTAAGTCAGCAGCTGGCAAAAATGCTTTTCCCGCGCGATGGTTTTTCAAGTAGCATGGAACTGGTGATGCGCAAATTTAAGGAATGGGTTATTGCCGTAAAACTGGAGCGTAGTTACACCAAGGAAGAAATTATTTTGATGTATCTGAACAAGTACGACTACCTAAACAACGCTGTTGGAATTCGTTCGGCAGCAGATGTTTATTTTAATACTCAACCCGATTCACTGAAACTTCATCAGGCAGCCATGTTGGTTGGGATGGCAAAAAACTCATCGCTTTTTAATCCGGTTCGACGCCCAGAAATGGTGCTTCAACGCCGGAATGTAGTGCTGAGCCAGATGGAAAAATACGGCTACATTACACCTGAAGTTGCCGATTCGGCCAAAAAATTGCCCCTCGACCTGGAATATAAAAAAGTGGATTACAAACTCGGTCCTGCACCGTATTTCCGCGAATACCTGCGATTAACACTTACGGCTAAAAAACCGGAGCGCGAGAATTATGCTTCGTGGCAAGATCAAAAATATATTGAAGATCTGGATGAATGGGAAAATAATCCGCTGTTTGGCTGGTGCAATAAAAATAAAAAGCCCAATGGAGAGCCCTATGATATTTACGCCGACGGGTTGAAAATATACACCACACTCGATTCGCGCATGCAAAAATATGCAGTTGAAGCCGTTAAACAACATTTGCGCTACGACTTACAGCCTCTATTTGATGGTAGTTTGTCGGATTTGCGGAATCCACCTTTTGCGAATAACATGAGCGCTACAGAAGTTGAACAGCTGTTGAACAGCGAAATCAAAAAAAGTGAACGCTACCGTTTAATGCATCGGGCTGGCAAAAGTTTCAAAGAAATAAAGAAGGAATTTAATAAGCCCGTTGATATGTCCGTTTTTAAATGGAGCGGCGAAGTGGATACTTTGATGACCCCGATGGATTCGATCAAATATTACCTGAAATTTTTCCGCTCGTCGTTTATGGCCATGGATACTGAATCGGGACAAGTAAAAGCCTACGTCGGAGGTCCCAATTACAAACATTTTATGTACGATATGGTAAAAAGGGGAAAGCGCCAGGTTGGATCAACAGTAAAACCATTTTTATACACACTGGCCATGCAAAATGGCTTGACGCCTTGTACCAAAGTACCCAACGTACCCCAACAATTTATTCTTTGGGACGGAAGCATTTATGAACCCAAAGATTCTGATATTGACCCGGAAACGGATGGGAAAATGGTAACTCTAAAATGGGGACTGGCAAATTCTAAAAACCGCATTTCAGCTTGGGTTTTAAAGCAATTTACTCCCGAATCCGTAGTTGAGGTAATGAAAAGATTGGGGATATACAGCCCCATTGATCCGCAACCCTCTATGATTTACGGAACCTCTGATATTACCCTTTACGAAATGGTAGCGGCATTTAATGCATACGCCAATCTTGGGGTTTACATTAAACCATACTTCGTAACCCGTATCGAAGATCGCCATGGCAATGTTATTGCCCGTTTTACTCCCGAGCGCCACGAGGCCATCGACGAACAAACCGCCTACCTGATGCTCAACTTGTTGCAAGGAGTAATTGACCAGGGAACCGGAATCCGTTTACGCTTTTCGAACTTATTTCGCAAAAGAGTTACCACGGATTATGGAAGTTTTACTATGCCAATTGCCGGAAAAACAGGAACTACACAAAACCACTCCGATGGCTGGTTTATTGGTACAACACCAAAACTTACTGCCGGTGTTTGGACAGGGGCTGATTTACGAAGCATTCACTTTAAAAACATTGCATCCGGGCAGGGTGCAAATATGGCGCTGCCTATCTGGGGTTATTTTTACAAGAAAGTTTTGGCCGATGAAACTATCGGATACAAAGAAGACGAGATGCAATTCAAAAAACCTGCAAACTTTAACATAAATCTCGATTGCGATGATTTGGAACAAAAGAATTCAAATCCGGAAGAATTTGACGACTTCTTTTAA
- the topA gene encoding type I DNA topoisomerase, which yields MHKNLVIVESPAKAKTIEGFLGEGYVVTSSMGHVRDLEKKDFGIDIENNYQPRYKVSSDKKKIVTELKKLAKEAETVWLASDEDREGEAIAWHLKEVLKLKDDKIKRIVFHEITKDAITRAVKNPRDIDEHLVNAQQARRILDRIVGFEVSPVLWKKVKPSLSAGRVQSVAVRLIVEREREIRDFKSETWFRVNGYFLVSDENRNTSELKAELSKRFKTRDEANAFLEKCKTAEFKVSDVVKKPGKRSPAQPFTTSTLQQEASRKLGFSVSQTMAVAQRLYESGKITYMRTDSVNLSSLAINTSTQKITELHGENYVKIRKFKTKAKGAQEAHEAIRPTYMENQTVDGSSQEQRLYELIWKRTIASQMADAILERTNVTIDVSNAPEKFQATGEVIVFDGFLKVYIESTDDENANGNGQGLIPPMHVNELLKMASVVSTQRFSQRPPRYTEASLVKRLEELGIGRPSTYAPTITTVQNRNYVVKEERPGVERNYNVLTLKDGKIKEEEKTEITGAEKNKLFPTDIGIVVNDFLMDNFDQIMDYNFTADVEKEFDDIAGGKMVWNEMIDKFYQPFHGKVEHALENAERSKGERILGVDPKTGKEVSVKIGRFGPLAQLGEVSQEEGAEKPQFSSLRTGQHIETITLEEALDLFKLPRELGEYEDKKVTVAIGRFGPYVRHDNKFVSLGKEDDPYSVQLDRAIELIEAKREKDRKAVIKKFDEDVELQVLNGRWGPYIKHGKKNYKIPKTTKAEELSFEDCMKIIESAPEPKSRRGRKK from the coding sequence ATGCACAAAAACCTGGTTATAGTCGAGTCTCCTGCAAAGGCGAAAACAATTGAAGGATTTCTTGGTGAAGGCTACGTGGTAACCTCAAGTATGGGGCACGTTAGAGACCTGGAGAAGAAAGACTTCGGGATTGATATTGAGAATAATTATCAGCCCAGATACAAGGTTTCTTCGGATAAGAAGAAAATAGTAACAGAACTTAAAAAGTTAGCGAAGGAGGCCGAAACGGTTTGGCTCGCTTCCGATGAGGACCGCGAGGGAGAGGCAATAGCCTGGCACCTGAAAGAGGTGCTAAAGTTGAAAGACGATAAAATAAAACGAATTGTTTTTCATGAAATTACTAAAGATGCGATTACGCGTGCCGTTAAAAATCCACGCGATATCGACGAGCATTTGGTAAATGCACAGCAAGCCCGTCGTATTCTTGATCGTATTGTGGGGTTCGAGGTGTCGCCGGTTTTATGGAAAAAAGTAAAGCCATCGCTAAGTGCCGGTCGTGTGCAGTCGGTAGCGGTTCGTTTAATTGTTGAGCGCGAACGCGAGATTCGCGATTTTAAATCGGAAACATGGTTCCGCGTAAACGGATACTTTTTGGTGTCCGATGAGAATAGAAATACCTCCGAATTAAAAGCAGAACTTTCAAAACGTTTTAAAACCCGCGATGAGGCCAACGCTTTTCTCGAAAAGTGTAAAACTGCGGAGTTTAAAGTTAGCGATGTGGTGAAAAAACCGGGAAAAAGATCGCCGGCACAACCTTTTACAACATCAACATTACAACAGGAAGCCAGTAGGAAACTCGGATTTTCGGTATCGCAAACCATGGCTGTTGCGCAGCGCTTGTACGAAAGTGGGAAAATAACCTACATGCGTACCGATTCGGTGAACCTGTCGAGTTTGGCAATAAATACTTCGACGCAGAAGATTACTGAACTTCATGGTGAAAATTATGTGAAGATCAGAAAATTTAAAACTAAAGCTAAAGGGGCACAGGAAGCACACGAGGCCATTCGTCCTACTTATATGGAAAACCAAACGGTTGACGGATCGTCGCAGGAGCAGCGTTTATATGAATTAATATGGAAACGTACTATCGCTTCGCAAATGGCCGATGCTATTTTAGAGCGTACCAATGTAACCATCGATGTGTCGAATGCACCGGAGAAATTTCAGGCAACCGGCGAGGTAATTGTTTTTGATGGTTTCCTTAAAGTGTATATTGAGTCGACTGACGATGAAAATGCAAACGGAAATGGGCAGGGCTTAATTCCGCCGATGCATGTTAACGAGCTGCTTAAGATGGCTTCTGTTGTTTCAACCCAGCGTTTCTCACAACGTCCGCCACGATATACGGAAGCGTCATTGGTTAAACGTTTGGAGGAGCTTGGAATTGGTCGTCCATCAACTTATGCGCCAACCATTACAACGGTTCAGAACAGAAATTATGTTGTAAAAGAAGAACGCCCCGGTGTAGAACGGAACTACAATGTTCTTACCCTGAAAGATGGAAAAATTAAAGAGGAAGAAAAGACTGAGATCACCGGAGCTGAAAAAAATAAACTATTCCCAACCGATATAGGTATTGTTGTGAATGATTTTCTGATGGATAATTTCGATCAGATTATGGATTACAATTTCACCGCAGATGTTGAAAAGGAATTTGATGATATTGCCGGCGGGAAGATGGTGTGGAATGAAATGATTGATAAGTTTTATCAACCGTTTCATGGCAAAGTTGAACACGCCCTTGAAAATGCCGAACGCTCGAAAGGTGAGCGTATTTTGGGGGTTGATCCGAAAACCGGGAAAGAGGTATCGGTTAAGATCGGTCGTTTTGGTCCTTTGGCACAATTAGGTGAAGTATCGCAGGAAGAAGGAGCTGAAAAACCACAGTTTTCGAGCTTACGAACAGGTCAGCATATCGAAACAATCACCCTTGAGGAAGCACTTGACCTGTTTAAACTTCCACGCGAATTAGGAGAGTACGAGGACAAGAAGGTTACTGTTGCCATCGGTCGTTTTGGTCCGTATGTGCGTCACGATAATAAATTTGTTTCGCTCGGAAAAGAAGACGATCCGTATTCGGTACAACTCGACAGGGCGATTGAGCTGATTGAGGCCAAACGTGAGAAAGACCGTAAGGCTGTTATTAAAAAGTTTGATGAAGATGTCGAACTTCAGGTGCTTAACGGCAGGTGGGGACCCTACATTAAACATGGAAAGAAGAATTACAAAATACCCAAAACGACTAAGGCCGAAGAGCTGTCTTTCGAAGATTGTATGAAGATCATCGAGTCGGCTCCGGAACCCAAAAGCCGGCGCGGTAGAAAAAAATAA